In one window of Rhizobium sp. ACO-34A DNA:
- a CDS encoding flagellar biosynthesis protein FlgM: protein MEWKGRRQSDNIEDRRGTSTGRGGMGRDPFGRSGMQLPTGGRRGGGMSIGTIIFLVVIYFVLKMMGIDMLQLLGDGSMQQQGSGYEQSIGEQPSQPASDEMTAFVRTVLAETEDTWNGIFKAAGQTYQEPTLVLFAGRTASACGTASSATGPFYCPGDRKVYLDTDFFRELNDRFGASGDFAEAYVVAHEVGHHVQNLTGILPKFNQMRQSMSEVESNQMSVRVELQADCFAGIWGKYTQQKGLLEAGDLEEALNAAKQIGDDTLQKRSQGYVVPDSFNHGTSAQRMKWFKRGFDSGKVDSCDTFSGPV from the coding sequence ATGGAATGGAAGGGCCGACGTCAATCGGACAATATTGAAGACCGGCGCGGCACCTCGACCGGCCGCGGCGGCATGGGGCGCGATCCGTTCGGACGGTCGGGCATGCAGCTTCCCACGGGAGGCCGGCGCGGCGGTGGCATGAGCATCGGCACGATCATATTTCTGGTCGTTATCTATTTCGTCCTGAAGATGATGGGCATCGACATGCTGCAGCTTCTGGGCGACGGCTCGATGCAGCAGCAGGGGTCGGGTTATGAACAGTCGATCGGCGAGCAGCCCTCCCAGCCGGCCAGCGACGAGATGACGGCTTTCGTCCGCACCGTTCTTGCCGAGACCGAGGACACCTGGAATGGCATCTTCAAGGCGGCCGGCCAGACCTATCAAGAGCCGACGCTGGTTCTCTTCGCCGGCCGGACGGCTTCCGCCTGCGGAACCGCTTCCTCCGCCACCGGGCCGTTCTATTGCCCGGGCGACCGCAAGGTCTATCTCGATACGGACTTCTTCCGGGAACTCAATGACCGCTTCGGCGCTTCCGGCGATTTTGCCGAGGCCTATGTCGTCGCGCATGAGGTCGGCCATCACGTTCAGAACCTCACCGGTATCCTGCCGAAGTTCAACCAGATGCGGCAGTCGATGAGCGAAGTCGAATCGAACCAGATGTCGGTGCGCGTCGAGCTTCAGGCGGATTGCTTTGCCGGGATCTGGGGCAAGTACACGCAGCAGAAGGGCTTGCTTGAGGCAGGCGATCTCGAAGAGGCGCTGAATGCGGCCAAGCAGATCGGTGACGATACGTTGCAGAAGCGCAGCCAGGGTTATGTCGTGCCCGACAGCTTCAACCACGGCACGTCCGCCCAGCGGATGAAGTGGTTCAAGCGCGGCTTTGACAGCGGCAAGGTGGACTCCTGCGATACCTTCTCCGGACCGGTCTGA
- a CDS encoding carbamoyl phosphate synthase large subunit: MPKRQDIKSILIIGAGPIVIGQACEFDYSGTQACKALKEEGYRVILVNSNPATIMTDPNLADATYVEPITPEVVAKIIAKERPDALLPTMGGQTALNTALSLKRMGVLDRYNVEMIGAKPEAIDKAEDRALFREAMAKIGLETPRSMLANATEIKDADRKKHEAARNEVKAKLSGAELDKALDELENQWNLGETDRKQRYISHAMAIAAQALDTVGLPAIIRPSFTMGGTGGGIAYNRSEFFEIVGYGLDASPTTEVLVEESVLGWKEYEMEVVRDKADNCIIICSIENIDPMGVHTGDSITVAPALTLTDKEYQIMRNASIAVLREIGVETGGSNVQFAVNPKDGRLVVIEMNPRVSRSSALASKATGFPIAKIAAKLAIGYTLDELENDITGGATPASFEPSIDYVVTKIPRFAFEKFPGASPVLTTAMKSVGEVMAIGRTFAESLQKALRGLETGLTGLDEIEIPGLGEGDDHNAIRAAIGTPTPDRLRQVAQALRLGMSETEVHESCKIDPWFIAQFKAIVDMEARIREHGLPTDAENLRMLKSMGFSDARLASLTHKRPKEVAELRNTLNVRPVYKRIDTCAAEFASPTAYMYSTYETPFVGAARSEAQISDRKKVVILGGGPNRIGQGIEFDYCCCHAAFALKDAGYEAIMVNCNPETVSTDYDTSDRLYFEPLTAEDVIEIMRAEQEKGELVGVIVQFGGQTPLKLAEALEKNGIPILGTAPDMIDLAEDRDRFQKLLMKLDLNQPNNGIAYSVEQARLVASEIGFPLVVRPSYVLGGRAMQIIHNESMLQTYLLDTVPELVPEDIKQRYPNDKTGQINTLLGKNPLLFDSYLTNAIEVDVDALCDGKDVFVSGIMEHIEEAGIHSGDSACSLPVHSLSDEIVDALERQTVALAKALNVGGLMNVQYAIKDGVIYILEVNPRASRTVPFVAKTVGAPIAKIAARVMAGEKLDAAISAYGAKPDPRKLKHIAVKEAVFPFARFPGVDTLLGPEMRSTGEVIGLDTDYALAFAKAQLGAGVELPRDGTVFVSVRDEDKERVLPAISLLSSIGFKVLATGGTARFLAEKGIKAEKINKVLEGRPHIEDAIRNRQVQLVFNTTDGNKAVSDSKSLRRAALMQKVPYYTTMAGALAAAQAIEALKKGQLEVRPLQSYF; encoded by the coding sequence ATGCCGAAGCGCCAAGATATCAAGTCCATCCTCATCATCGGCGCTGGACCGATCGTCATCGGCCAGGCATGCGAATTCGACTATTCCGGCACGCAGGCCTGCAAGGCGCTGAAGGAAGAAGGTTACCGGGTCATTCTGGTAAACTCCAACCCGGCGACGATCATGACCGATCCGAACCTTGCCGACGCCACCTATGTCGAGCCGATCACGCCTGAAGTCGTCGCCAAGATCATCGCCAAGGAGCGCCCGGACGCGCTGCTCCCGACCATGGGTGGCCAGACCGCGCTCAACACCGCGCTGTCCCTCAAGCGCATGGGCGTTCTCGACCGCTACAATGTCGAGATGATCGGCGCAAAGCCGGAAGCCATCGACAAGGCCGAGGACCGTGCCCTCTTCCGTGAAGCCATGGCAAAGATCGGCCTTGAAACGCCGCGCTCGATGCTGGCCAACGCCACCGAAATCAAGGACGCCGACCGCAAGAAGCACGAGGCCGCCCGCAACGAAGTGAAGGCCAAGCTTTCCGGCGCAGAACTCGACAAGGCGCTCGACGAGCTGGAAAACCAGTGGAACCTCGGCGAGACCGACCGCAAGCAGCGCTATATCAGCCACGCTATGGCGATCGCAGCCCAGGCCCTCGACACGGTCGGCCTGCCGGCCATCATCCGCCCCTCCTTCACCATGGGCGGCACCGGCGGCGGCATTGCCTACAACCGTTCGGAATTCTTCGAGATCGTCGGCTACGGCCTCGACGCCTCGCCGACCACGGAAGTCCTCGTCGAGGAAAGCGTTCTCGGCTGGAAGGAATATGAAATGGAAGTGGTCCGCGATAAGGCGGACAACTGCATCATCATCTGCTCCATCGAGAACATCGATCCGATGGGCGTCCACACCGGCGATTCCATCACTGTCGCGCCAGCCCTGACGCTGACGGACAAGGAATACCAGATCATGCGTAACGCCTCGATCGCGGTTCTGCGCGAGATCGGCGTCGAGACCGGGGGCTCGAACGTGCAGTTCGCCGTCAATCCGAAGGACGGCCGCCTCGTCGTCATCGAAATGAACCCGCGCGTATCGCGCTCGTCGGCGCTGGCCTCCAAGGCGACCGGCTTCCCGATCGCCAAGATCGCCGCCAAGCTCGCCATCGGCTACACGCTCGACGAACTGGAGAACGACATCACCGGCGGCGCGACCCCGGCATCGTTCGAACCGTCCATCGACTATGTCGTCACCAAGATCCCGCGTTTCGCCTTCGAAAAGTTCCCGGGCGCCTCGCCGGTCCTGACCACGGCCATGAAGTCGGTCGGCGAAGTCATGGCCATCGGCCGCACCTTCGCGGAATCGCTGCAGAAGGCTCTTCGCGGCCTCGAAACCGGATTGACGGGCCTCGACGAGATCGAGATCCCGGGCCTTGGCGAAGGCGACGATCACAACGCAATCCGCGCCGCCATCGGCACGCCGACGCCGGATCGCCTGCGTCAGGTCGCCCAGGCCCTGCGTCTTGGCATGTCCGAGACGGAAGTGCACGAAAGCTGCAAGATTGATCCGTGGTTCATCGCCCAGTTCAAGGCCATCGTCGACATGGAGGCCCGCATCCGCGAGCACGGCCTGCCGACTGATGCCGAGAACCTGCGCATGCTGAAGTCCATGGGCTTCTCCGACGCACGCCTCGCCAGTCTGACGCACAAGCGCCCGAAGGAAGTGGCGGAACTGCGCAACACGCTCAACGTGCGCCCGGTCTACAAGCGCATCGACACTTGCGCCGCCGAATTCGCCTCGCCGACCGCCTACATGTATTCGACCTATGAAACGCCTTTCGTCGGCGCCGCTCGCTCGGAAGCCCAGATTTCCGACCGCAAGAAGGTCGTCATTCTTGGCGGTGGTCCGAACCGTATCGGCCAGGGCATAGAGTTCGACTACTGCTGCTGCCATGCCGCCTTCGCGCTGAAGGATGCAGGCTATGAAGCGATCATGGTCAACTGCAACCCGGAAACGGTTTCCACCGACTACGACACCTCAGATCGCCTCTATTTCGAGCCGCTGACGGCCGAAGACGTGATCGAGATCATGCGCGCCGAACAGGAAAAGGGCGAACTGGTCGGCGTCATCGTCCAGTTCGGCGGCCAGACGCCGCTGAAGCTCGCCGAAGCGCTGGAAAAGAACGGCATCCCGATCCTCGGCACCGCGCCCGACATGATCGACCTCGCCGAAGACCGCGACCGCTTCCAGAAGCTGCTGATGAAGCTCGACCTCAACCAGCCGAACAACGGCATCGCCTACTCGGTCGAGCAGGCTCGCCTTGTCGCCTCCGAAATCGGCTTCCCGCTGGTCGTGCGCCCGTCCTACGTTCTCGGCGGCCGCGCCATGCAGATCATCCACAATGAGAGCATGCTGCAGACCTACCTGCTCGACACCGTTCCGGAACTCGTGCCGGAAGACATCAAGCAGCGTTATCCGAACGACAAGACCGGCCAGATCAACACCCTGCTCGGCAAGAATCCGCTTCTGTTCGACAGCTACCTGACCAACGCCATCGAAGTGGACGTCGATGCGCTCTGCGATGGCAAGGACGTCTTCGTCAGCGGCATCATGGAGCATATTGAAGAAGCCGGCATCCATTCCGGCGACTCGGCATGCTCCCTGCCGGTCCACTCGCTGTCGGACGAGATCGTCGATGCCCTGGAACGCCAGACCGTGGCGCTGGCAAAGGCGCTCAATGTCGGCGGCCTGATGAACGTGCAGTACGCCATCAAGGACGGCGTGATCTACATCCTCGAAGTCAACCCGCGCGCCTCGCGCACCGTGCCCTTCGTCGCCAAGACCGTCGGTGCACCGATTGCCAAGATCGCAGCCCGCGTCATGGCCGGCGAGAAGCTCGATGCTGCCATCTCCGCCTATGGAGCGAAGCCAGATCCGCGCAAGCTGAAGCATATCGCCGTCAAGGAAGCCGTCTTCCCCTTCGCCCGCTTCCCGGGTGTGGACACGCTGCTCGGCCCGGAAATGCGCTCGACCGGCGAAGTCATCGGCCTCGACACCGATTACGCGCTGGCCTTCGCCAAGGCGCAGCTCGGCGCGGGCGTCGAACTTCCGCGCGATGGAACGGTCTTCGTTTCGGTCCGTGACGAGGACAAGGAGCGCGTGCTCCCGGCCATCAGCCTGCTTTCAAGCATCGGCTTCAAGGTTCTGGCCACCGGCGGCACTGCCCGTTTCCTCGCTGAAAAGGGTATCAAGGCTGAAAAGATCAACAAGGTTCTGGAAGGACGTCCGCATATCGAGGACGCCATCCGCAACCGTCAGGTCCAGCTGGTCTTCAACACCACGGACGGCAACAAGGCAGTCTCCGACTCCAAGTCCCTGCGCCGCGCCGCCCTGATGCAGAAGGTGCCCTACTACACGACGATGGCCGGCGCGCTTGCCGCCGCACAGGCCATCGAGGCCCTGAAGAAGGGCCAGCTCGAAGTTCGCCCGCTGCAGAGCTACTTCTGA